A genomic stretch from Terriglobia bacterium includes:
- a CDS encoding chemotaxis response regulator protein-glutamate methylesterase, protein MRKLIPQMLERDSSIQVVGTAMDGTFALVKIGELKPDVITLDLEMPRMDGTETLREITRKHRLPVIVVSAHTTAGASATFKALAMGALDFVAKPADAASQHMDEIAAELIAKIKIAAHSIIGAALAIAPAPQTSKPTRSRPMQAPTRIVAIGISTGGPNTLQYVLSQLPAGFPGSILIVQHMPEGFTEMFARRLNMTCAMAVKEACSGDLLVAGRALICPGNRHMRVRRMPLGAVTVLSEEERVNGHRPSVDVLFRSVAQEFGPRAIAVLMTGMGDDGADAMYAVKAAGGLTIAQSAESCVVFGMPKAAIERGHAARVLSLDALANTLQAQCGIAQNEPMAHSVPQPAV, encoded by the coding sequence ATGCGGAAGCTCATCCCCCAGATGCTGGAGCGAGACAGCTCCATCCAGGTGGTGGGCACCGCCATGGACGGCACGTTTGCGCTGGTGAAAATTGGGGAGCTGAAGCCGGACGTCATCACCCTCGATCTGGAAATGCCGCGCATGGACGGCACGGAGACGTTGCGTGAAATCACGCGCAAGCACCGGCTACCGGTGATCGTGGTCAGCGCCCATACGACCGCGGGCGCGTCCGCGACTTTCAAAGCCCTGGCGATGGGCGCGCTGGATTTCGTTGCCAAGCCGGCCGACGCCGCTTCCCAGCACATGGACGAAATCGCCGCCGAGCTGATTGCGAAAATCAAGATTGCCGCGCACAGCATCATCGGCGCTGCGCTCGCGATTGCGCCGGCGCCCCAGACCAGCAAACCGACGCGGTCAAGACCCATGCAGGCGCCGACTAGAATCGTCGCCATCGGCATTTCCACCGGCGGGCCGAACACGCTGCAATACGTTTTGTCGCAGCTTCCGGCGGGTTTCCCAGGATCGATTCTGATCGTGCAGCACATGCCGGAAGGGTTCACCGAGATGTTTGCGCGCCGGTTGAACATGACCTGCGCCATGGCAGTGAAGGAAGCATGCTCCGGCGACCTGCTGGTGGCGGGGCGCGCGCTCATCTGTCCCGGCAACCGTCACATGCGAGTGCGACGCATGCCGCTGGGAGCAGTGACGGTGCTGTCGGAGGAAGAACGGGTCAACGGTCACCGGCCGTCGGTGGACGTTCTGTTTCGCTCGGTCGCACAAGAATTCGGTCCGAGGGCGATCGCGGTGCTGATGACGGGGATGGGCGACGACGGCGCCGATGCCATGTACGCCGTCAAGGCCGCCGGCGGGTTGACGATCGCGCAGAGCGCGGAATCGTGCGTCGTATTTGGAATGCCGAAAGCGGCCATCGAACGGGGTCACGCCGCGCGCGTGCTCTCGCTCGACGCCTTGGCCAACACGCTCCAAGCGCAATGTGGAATCGCGCAGAACGAGCCGATGGCGCACAGCGTGCCCCAACCGGCGGTGTAA
- a CDS encoding chemotaxis protein CheA produces MSTQPDERASELRDMFFQSAQELLQALNDQGLALEKNPGHAAAVQEIRRVVHTLKGDSAACGMHELSKLAHELEDALTPEITAANAASLPEIVLSAADMFDAMCAAYRAHLDPPSGDPLRALIWKRAQKAAACKAVSEFKPRFSWTEYEQLAMGEAAGRGLHVYEIGAALTPDLPMRAAGIELLKKVLQKAGTVLAVSPAAPEWAQASQVEFALASEHDRGWLAQKCRIPGVVAQVVIEKFVPALELTEEDAVAATTATAPSTVGLPAATQSTADVPDAIANRVATNGENTLRVDAERIDNLLNLVGELVIGKSMLHQTLNEFVQRFPKDPLRAKLADAMAFQSQVLNALQRSAMKIRMVPVDQLFRRFSRLVRDLAKLGGKDAALSVSGQDTDLDKTLLDALAEPMIHLVRNAVDHGIETPAERRAAGKPEQGVIRLHACHQGNEVVIEISDDGRGIDSAAVLAKAVGHGMLPQEQASRMSEADVMGLIFEPGFSTAEQVSEISGRGMGLDIVRSVAHKLKGSVRMETQPGRGTTFQLRLPLTLAIIRALLFRVSERLYAMPLESVLEITRASEADIHHVDGHEVVQVRNEVLTLVRLHRLAPAVFDSRDGRVFVMVISSGERKFGLLVDKLVGEEELVIKPLDETIVASELVSGASILGDGTVVLILNVNEAMRKFSGTRVAPAAVPGDGKGRSMEATA; encoded by the coding sequence GTGAGCACGCAACCAGACGAACGGGCATCGGAGCTGCGGGATATGTTCTTCCAGAGCGCGCAGGAACTGTTGCAGGCGCTCAACGACCAGGGGCTGGCACTAGAAAAAAATCCGGGACACGCCGCGGCGGTGCAGGAGATCCGCCGCGTCGTGCATACCCTGAAAGGCGACTCGGCGGCGTGCGGCATGCACGAGCTGAGCAAATTGGCGCATGAACTGGAAGACGCGCTGACGCCGGAAATCACGGCGGCCAATGCGGCGTCGCTGCCGGAAATCGTGCTCAGCGCCGCCGACATGTTCGACGCCATGTGCGCCGCCTATCGCGCCCATCTCGATCCGCCGAGCGGAGACCCGCTGCGCGCGCTGATATGGAAGCGGGCGCAGAAGGCGGCCGCGTGCAAGGCCGTCAGCGAATTCAAACCAAGGTTTTCGTGGACGGAGTACGAGCAACTGGCCATGGGGGAAGCGGCGGGACGCGGGCTGCACGTGTACGAAATCGGCGCCGCGCTCACGCCCGACCTGCCCATGCGCGCAGCCGGCATCGAGCTGCTGAAAAAGGTTCTGCAGAAAGCAGGAACCGTGCTCGCCGTCTCGCCGGCCGCACCGGAGTGGGCGCAAGCCAGCCAGGTGGAGTTTGCCCTGGCCAGCGAACACGACCGGGGGTGGCTGGCGCAGAAGTGCCGCATTCCGGGCGTGGTGGCGCAGGTCGTAATTGAAAAGTTTGTCCCAGCGCTGGAACTCACCGAAGAGGACGCAGTCGCGGCAACAACCGCGACCGCGCCCTCCACGGTGGGCTTACCTGCCGCGACGCAGAGCACAGCAGATGTGCCCGACGCGATCGCGAATCGCGTTGCCACAAACGGGGAGAACACGCTGCGCGTGGATGCGGAGCGCATCGACAACCTGCTGAACCTGGTCGGCGAGTTAGTGATCGGCAAATCCATGCTGCACCAGACGCTGAACGAATTCGTGCAGCGCTTCCCCAAGGACCCGCTGCGCGCCAAACTTGCCGACGCGATGGCGTTCCAGTCGCAGGTACTGAATGCGCTGCAACGCTCGGCGATGAAAATCCGCATGGTGCCGGTTGACCAGTTGTTCCGGCGGTTCTCGCGGCTGGTGCGGGATCTGGCCAAGCTGGGCGGCAAGGACGCTGCGCTGAGCGTCAGCGGGCAGGACACCGATCTGGACAAAACCCTGCTGGACGCGCTGGCCGAGCCGATGATTCACCTGGTGCGCAATGCGGTGGACCACGGAATCGAGACACCGGCCGAGCGCCGCGCCGCCGGCAAGCCGGAGCAGGGCGTGATCCGACTGCACGCCTGCCACCAGGGAAACGAGGTGGTGATCGAGATCAGCGACGACGGCCGCGGCATTGACAGCGCCGCCGTTCTCGCCAAGGCGGTGGGGCACGGGATGTTGCCCCAGGAGCAGGCGTCGCGTATGAGCGAGGCCGATGTCATGGGCCTGATCTTCGAACCCGGGTTCAGCACCGCCGAGCAGGTCAGCGAAATCTCCGGGCGCGGCATGGGCCTGGACATCGTCAGGTCGGTGGCGCACAAGCTGAAAGGGAGCGTGCGGATGGAGACGCAGCCCGGCCGGGGAACGACATTCCAGTTGCGGCTTCCGCTCACGCTGGCCATCATCCGCGCCCTGTTGTTCCGGGTCAGCGAGCGGCTGTACGCCATGCCCTTGGAGTCGGTGCTGGAGATCACGCGGGCCAGTGAGGCCGACATCCATCACGTGGACGGCCACGAAGTTGTGCAAGTGCGCAACGAGGTACTCACGCTGGTGCGCCTGCATCGGCTGGCGCCCGCGGTGTTCGACAGCCGCGATGGGCGCGTGTTCGTGATGGTGATCAGCAGCGGGGAACGCAAGTTTGGGCTGCTGGTGGACAAGCTGGTCGGCGAGGAGGAACTGGTCATTAAGCCGCTCGATGAAACCATTGTCGCCAGCGAGCTGGTCAGCGGCGCTTCCATTCTGGGCGACGGCACGGTGGTGTTGATCCTGAACGTCAACGAAGCCATGCGCAAGTTTTCCGGTACGCGCGTGGCTCCGGCGGCAGTCCCCGGCGACGGGAAAGGGCGCTCGATGGAGGCGACCGCGTGA
- a CDS encoding protein-glutamate O-methyltransferase CheR, which translates to MSEPELKLLQTLVYRECGMFFDERREHFLRDRLQRRLRACRLESFYSYYRLLTSREGRTELAALLENLTINETSFFRNKPQLDLFHKVTLEELLQRKHSARDWNLRLWSAGCSTGQEPYTMAMLVCDALAYFTLRNAPERDLPFAKPLVPPPWKVEILASDISYSALRTAQEGNYSEQQMEPVDYMYRLRYFDKIGEHYSVKQPVKQVVKFDFHNLKTEYLPQGNDVIFCRNVMIYFDEPEQKRLVEKLYRCVTTGGYLFVGHAETLFGLSDKFRMIHQNNGTAYQRDEVQE; encoded by the coding sequence ATGTCCGAACCCGAGCTGAAGCTGCTGCAGACCCTGGTCTACCGGGAGTGCGGCATGTTCTTCGACGAACGGCGCGAACACTTCCTGCGGGACCGGCTGCAGCGGCGCCTGCGCGCGTGCCGGCTGGAGTCGTTCTACAGCTACTACCGCCTGTTGACCAGCCGGGAGGGCCGCACCGAACTGGCCGCGTTGCTGGAGAACCTGACGATCAACGAGACCAGCTTCTTCCGCAACAAGCCACAGCTCGACCTGTTTCACAAGGTCACGCTGGAAGAGTTGCTGCAGAGGAAGCATAGCGCGCGCGACTGGAATCTCCGCCTGTGGAGCGCGGGATGCTCGACCGGGCAGGAACCGTACACCATGGCCATGCTGGTGTGCGACGCGCTGGCGTACTTCACGCTGCGCAATGCGCCGGAACGCGATCTTCCCTTCGCCAAGCCGCTGGTCCCGCCGCCGTGGAAGGTGGAGATTCTAGCCTCCGACATCAGCTACTCGGCGCTGCGCACGGCCCAGGAAGGCAATTACAGCGAGCAGCAGATGGAGCCGGTGGATTACATGTACCGCCTGCGTTATTTCGACAAGATCGGCGAGCATTACAGCGTCAAGCAGCCGGTGAAGCAGGTGGTGAAGTTCGACTTCCACAATCTGAAGACCGAATACCTGCCGCAGGGCAACGACGTCATTTTCTGCCGCAACGTCATGATCTATTTCGATGAGCCGGAGCAGAAGCGGCTGGTGGAGAAACTCTACCGCTGCGTCACCACCGGCGGATACCTGTTCGTGGGACACGCGGAAACGCTATTCGGGTTGAGCGACAAATTCCGCATGATCCACCAGAACAACGGGACCGCGTATCAGCGCGACGAGGTGCAAGAGTGA
- a CDS encoding chemotaxis protein CheW, with protein MVKELQIVGFRIGRETFGLPISLVHEIVRPPEITNVPHAPEYVEGVMNLRGRIVPVIDLRRRFGSTVTENKRKNRVLVVDVESHAVGLVVDSASEVLKISDAQIEPPPNVFADATTSYVTGVAKYQGRLIILVDLGKILQAGELRLPTVDA; from the coding sequence ATGGTGAAAGAGCTACAAATCGTCGGATTCCGCATTGGGCGGGAGACATTCGGGCTGCCCATCTCGCTGGTGCACGAGATCGTACGCCCGCCGGAAATCACCAACGTCCCGCACGCACCCGAGTACGTGGAAGGGGTGATGAACCTGCGCGGGCGAATCGTCCCCGTGATTGACCTGCGGAGGCGTTTCGGCAGCACGGTGACCGAGAACAAGCGAAAAAACCGCGTGCTGGTGGTGGACGTGGAGTCGCACGCGGTCGGCCTGGTGGTGGACAGCGCTTCGGAAGTCCTGAAGATCAGCGACGCGCAAATCGAGCCGCCGCCGAACGTGTTCGCCGATGCCACCACGAGTTACGTCACCGGCGTTGCCAAGTACCAGGGGCGGCTGATCATCCTGGTGGACTTGGGAAAGATTTTGCAAGCGGGCGAGTTGCGCCTGCCGACAGTGGATGCGTAA
- a CDS encoding HAMP domain-containing protein, whose translation MTISKKLYLNFGAILALLLLLFIVNMTVVQREHSARDAASRALQLAQEGESVRFQMMQNRLYLRNYLLSGDLREVDKMDEGIARLHSVVKTLQSKVNSEGHRAALQSLDVAERQWESGFARPLVDKRKQVDSGATTVGELEIYYLQLNPALWMKTSTASLDEGEAANAKLLEAERKKDEAATKATTIISIMGTLLAILLGVFISYKTAKSITDPLGQLIGMARDIGDSGDLDHEVDSKREDEVGDLARTFSSMVRYLREMAAVSESIAGGDLAVEVRPRSTHDTLGNAFAKMIEGLRALVSSVRDSAAQVASGSNQVAGASDESAKISLNAASAIDEVTSTMHEMTINVQNMVKNTQVQASSVSETSASIDQMVTSIQRVAETAKVLLDISQRSREEVQNGISTMEKATDGLTRINRSISSAGEIIGALGQRADDIGKIVEVIDDLAEQTNLLALNAAIEAARAGEHGLGFAVVADEVRKLAERSAQSTKEIAELIASIQKEARKAVDNMEKSTGIVNEGISFGADLNLALRKISTVVTEVYKFAQEIGAATNEQSHGSSQIARATTRLNEITHEINSAVEEQASGAQGVVKAMERMRELVQRSTSGSTELAASSEQMSKMSRSLLEAMDRFVLDGYNGNGRRPARPGPAERQRASPVSCASAARS comes from the coding sequence CTGCTGTTCATCGTCAACATGACCGTGGTGCAGCGCGAGCACAGCGCGCGCGACGCCGCTTCACGCGCCCTGCAACTGGCGCAGGAAGGTGAATCGGTACGCTTCCAGATGATGCAGAACCGGCTGTACCTGCGTAATTATCTGCTCAGCGGCGACTTGCGTGAAGTGGACAAGATGGATGAGGGCATCGCGCGGCTACATAGCGTAGTGAAGACCCTGCAATCCAAGGTGAACTCCGAGGGCCACCGCGCCGCGCTGCAAAGCCTGGACGTGGCCGAGCGGCAGTGGGAGTCCGGATTCGCGCGTCCGCTGGTGGACAAGCGCAAGCAGGTGGACTCGGGCGCGACCACGGTCGGCGAACTCGAGATTTATTACCTGCAACTCAATCCCGCGCTGTGGATGAAGACCTCCACCGCTTCTCTGGATGAAGGCGAAGCCGCCAACGCCAAGCTGCTGGAGGCGGAGCGCAAGAAAGACGAGGCCGCGACCAAGGCCACCACGATCATCAGCATCATGGGGACTCTGCTGGCCATCCTGCTGGGCGTTTTTATCTCCTATAAAACCGCGAAGTCGATCACCGATCCGCTGGGGCAGTTGATCGGCATGGCGCGCGATATCGGCGATTCCGGCGATCTCGACCACGAAGTGGACAGCAAGCGCGAGGACGAAGTCGGCGACCTGGCGCGCACCTTCAGTTCCATGGTTAGGTATTTGCGCGAGATGGCGGCGGTTTCCGAGTCGATCGCCGGCGGCGACCTGGCGGTGGAAGTGCGCCCGCGATCGACGCACGACACGCTGGGCAACGCTTTCGCGAAGATGATCGAAGGATTGCGCGCGCTAGTGAGCAGCGTGCGCGACAGTGCGGCGCAAGTGGCCAGCGGGTCGAACCAGGTGGCGGGCGCCTCGGACGAGTCGGCCAAGATCAGCCTGAATGCGGCTTCGGCGATTGACGAAGTCACCAGCACCATGCACGAGATGACGATCAACGTGCAGAACATGGTGAAGAACACGCAAGTGCAGGCCTCGAGCGTGAGCGAGACATCGGCCTCGATCGATCAGATGGTGACTTCGATTCAGCGGGTGGCCGAGACCGCAAAAGTGCTGCTCGACATCAGCCAGCGCTCGCGGGAAGAGGTGCAGAACGGGATCAGCACGATGGAAAAAGCCACCGACGGCCTGACGCGGATCAACCGGTCCATCTCCTCCGCGGGCGAGATCATCGGGGCGCTCGGGCAACGCGCCGACGACATCGGCAAGATCGTGGAGGTGATTGACGACCTGGCGGAACAGACCAACCTGCTGGCACTGAACGCGGCCATTGAAGCAGCGCGCGCCGGCGAACACGGGCTGGGCTTTGCCGTGGTCGCCGACGAAGTACGCAAGCTGGCGGAAAGGTCGGCGCAGTCCACCAAGGAGATCGCCGAGTTGATCGCCAGCATTCAGAAGGAAGCGCGCAAGGCGGTGGACAACATGGAAAAGAGCACGGGGATCGTGAACGAGGGGATCAGCTTCGGCGCCGATCTGAACCTGGCGCTGAGGAAGATATCCACCGTGGTCACCGAGGTCTACAAGTTCGCGCAAGAGATCGGCGCGGCCACCAACGAGCAGTCGCATGGCTCGTCGCAAATTGCGCGGGCGACCACGCGGCTGAACGAGATCACGCACGAAATTAATTCCGCGGTCGAGGAACAGGCCTCCGGTGCGCAGGGGGTGGTAAAGGCCATGGAACGGATGCGTGAGTTGGTGCAGCGCTCGACCTCCGGCTCCACGGAACTGGCGGCGTCGTCGGAGCAGATGTCGAAGATGTCGCGCAGCCTGCTGGAAGCCATGGACCGGTTCGTGCTCGACGGCTACAACGGCAATGGCCGGCGTCCAGCGCGCCCGGGGCCGGCTGAAAGGCAGCGAGCTTCCCCAGTGAGCTGCGCGAGCGCCGCTCGTTCGTAG